The following coding sequences are from one Oncorhynchus kisutch isolate 150728-3 linkage group LG23, Okis_V2, whole genome shotgun sequence window:
- the il1b gene encoding interleukin-1 beta, with product MKNSHTIQAQPVALRIASSDFNLSCSKQTDSTAPILQLEVSDDQLRTISAQGDTARFLFYMTTKGISLTTFESAKYPGWFISTSLEQRQPVAMCQKEDLRKLTNFYVNN from the exons ATGAAGAACTCCCACACTATCCAGGCCCAGCCGGTTGCCTTGAGGATTGCCAGTAGCGACTTCAACTTGTCCTGCTCcaagcagacagacagcacagcTCCCATCCTACAGTTGGAggt TTCTGACGACCAGTTGAGGACCATCAGCGCTCAAGGAGACACAGCCCGCTTCCTCTTCTACATGACAACCAAAGGCATCTCCCTGACCACCTTCGAGTCGGCCAAGTACCCCGGCTGGTTCATCAGCACCTCACTGGAGCAACGCCAGCCCGTAGCGATGTGTCAGAAAGAGGACCTCAGAAAGCTCACCAACTTCTATGTCAACAACTAA